The Chamaesiphon minutus PCC 6605 DNA window CTACTACTATTCTATCTTTGAGTAGGAAGGAATTATCAATTATCAATTATCAATTATCAATTAATAATCAAATGTCTATTAGTATTATTGGCTGCGGCATTATTGGCGCGACAATTGCTTACGAACTGAGTCAATCGACCGATTTTAAAATCGACGTTTACGATCGACAACAGCCAGCGCAAGCAGCGACGGGTGCAGCTTTAGGCGTAATGATGGGGATTATCTCGACGAAAGTTAAAGGACGTGCTTGGAACTTGCGGAGAGATAGTATTCGTCGCTATCAAACTCTAATTCCCGAACTCGAAAAATCCACAGGCATCAAGATTCCTCACAATTCGCAAGGAATTGTCAAATTATTATCATCTGAAGACGATCTGAGTAAATGGACGCAATTAGTCACCAGTCGCACCGAACAAGAGTGGCAACTAGAGTTATGGAATGCCCGCAAAATCTTGACTCAACTGCCTCAAATAGATCGTCAATTTACGGGGACTGCGGCTTATTCACCCCAAGATTTACAAGTCGATCCAGTCGCGCTCACAAATGCCTTGGTAGCTGCGGCGAAACTAAATGGGGTGAATTTTCATTTCGATCGATCGATCGAGTCTATTCGCGCCGATAACCCCAATAGCTGCGAACTTTTAACCGCTGACGATCGAAAAATAACTAGCGATCGAGTTATCGTTACGGCGGGTTTGGGTGCTACTAGTTTACTCGCGCCACACGCATCTATCGACATTCAACCCGTACTCGGACAAGCAATCCAAATCCGGTTATCGCAACCATTAGGCAATCCCGATTTTCAACCCGTAATTGTCAGTGAAGATGTCAATATCGTTCCCTGTGGTGGTAACGATTATTGGGTGGGTGCGACGGTAGAATTTCCTGTCGATGGGGCGATGGTAGCAGATCCGGCATGTCTGGAACGAGTCAAACAAATCGCCATCGGGATCTGTCCCGATTTAGCTAAGGGCGAAATTATCCGCACCTGGCAAGGCTTGCGCCCCCGTCCCAATCATCGTCCGGCTCCGGTAATCGATCGAGTTGGCAAGAATCAGCGCGTATTAGTGGCGACAGGACACTATCGCAATGGTATTTTACTCGCCCCAGCAACCGCACGAATTATCGGCGATATGTTGTTAATTAATTGATAATCAATGCCGAAATTTAGAGTAGGGGCAATTCATGAATTGCCCCTACTCTAAATTTCGGGTATACATCTAAGGTGAATCAGACCTAAATTCAGCAACGGCTAATATTTAATCGATACGCTGATATTTGTGAGGCAATAATTCACCGATCGTGACAATCTTTTGTTCGGAAATAATCGTTTGACAATCTGGTGCATAGTCAGAAATTAATTCCCGACACATCCCGCATGGTGAAACGATGTTACCTTGAGGATCGACGGCAACGATCGTCTCAAGTTCGGTATCTCCGACTGCTGCTGCCATCCCAATGGCGATTGCTTCGGCACAAACAGCAACTCTACCAACATTCGCTTCTAAATGAACGGCAGCAAATACTCGGCCAGATTTGGTTCTTAATGCTGCTCCGATGTGGTGATAGTCTTGTTTAAAACGCTTAGAGATAATCGATCGAGCCTGTTCGATAAGTTCTCGATCGATCGAGCTGAGTGAAGACATCGCTTTACAATCTGAATGATTTTAAATAACCTAGCATGGCTTTTTAGTAACGAGCGAGTTTCTAGTCCCCGCTCCCCGCTGTCTTGATGTGCGCTCGTCTGGAAACCAGACGAGCGCACATCGCACATCGCTCCCCGCTCAATTAACAGTTAATTTTGCCACCTGCGGAATTTTACCAGCCAATCCCGTCATCAATCTGAGGGCGAGGTACTTAAATCCTGGAATTCGATCGAGTAAAAACAGCCCGCAGCGGCGGATAATCACGATCGGCATCAGGCTCGTCGAGAACATGCGATCGAGAAAATCGGTAAAGGCTAAAATTACCCAGTTCTCTGGCTTGCGCCAGTTGGCATACCTCTGGAGCACAGCTTTAGAGCCGATATCTTCGCCAGCTTGGTGCGCGGCGACTAAAATCTCGGCTAAAGCAGCAGCATCCCTAATCCCCAAATTCATTCCTTGTCCCGCGACTGGATGGCAACAGTGCGCCGCATCGCCGATTAATGCCAGTCTGTCGGCGATATAATTTTTGCTTTGCATCAACTTGACGGGAAATAGCCAACGCTCGGAGTCGAGTGCCAATTTGCCGAGTAAACCACCCGTACAATATTCCAATCGATCGAGGAATTCATTTGCAGGTAAATCTCGCAATTCTTCAGCTTGTTGGTGGGGTACCGTCCATACCACCTGACAGCGACCGTCAGCTAATGGTAACACTCCGATCGGCCCAGCATACCAAAATCGCTCGTATGCCACATTTTGATGCGGCTGTGCGGGTGTGACGGTAGCGGTGATACAAGATTGCCAATAGTTCCAACCAGCAGTGGTGATGCCAGCGCGCTCTCTGAGTGAGGATTTGGCACCATCGGCGGCAATTACCAAGCTAGTGCGGATTTTGGTTGGTGCTTCGGTGTCTGGGGTTTGAATCGTAATTTCGGCACCAGTCGGGGTGTATTCTACCGCCACTACCTGTGCGGGACACATCACCGTAATATTGGCAGCCGATCGCAATTTAGTTTGCAATGCTGTCAGTAGCACTTCATGACTGGCAGCATAACCCAAAGTTTCTCTCCCCAAATCCTGGGGATACATTTTCACTACTCCCGCATAATCGGCGTCAGAGATTTGAATTTGACTAAATTGAGTAATCTGGGGTAAAACTTCTTCCCACACGCCTAGACCCTCAAATATCTGCCCTGAGAGCATCGATAAGACATAAGCTCGACTCTTGGCAATCGAAATTGACTGCGCTTGTGACTCGATCGAAACTACCCGCAATCCAGAATTTTGCAGCGCGACAGCAAGGGTATTACCGATAATGCCACCACCGACGATCGCCAGATCGTAGTCCAACTGCGGCGATCCGGCTACTGGCTGTAGATCTGAAGCGGATTGAGGCGAATGCAGCATCTGTATTTGCACAGCGTCTGCCCGAACTGAGAGAGAATCGAGACGTGGCATAGGAAACGATCGACTAATAAGAATAGTAAACATTTTTGGCAGCGACCTTTATTATTATGACGCTTCTATTCATTCTGCGCGAGGGTAACCAATCGGGAGTTGGGAGTTGGGAGTTGGGGGAGAGGAGGAGACGGGAGCACATTTCCAATCCGCTGTCTTGATTCGCTTCTTTCGGCGGGAAACAAAGGCGTGCGAGAGCCGAAATCCGCAATCCACAATCCACAATCCCTACTCATTACCCATTACGCAAGAAAAAAGTGCCCCAGTCAAATTAGCTGAGACACTCTTGTTGGAGTCTAAATTTATTAAGATCGGAACATCCGGTTATCGTCGATGTGCTGCTTATTTAGGTAAGCCAGTTGGGACAGAAGGAGTGCTACCAGCAGGGTTAGGAACGCTGCCAGGGATGGATGTAGGGGTACCAGGGAGAGTTGAATCGCTGGGAACCTTGATAGTATTGGGTTTGGTGTTGGAGCTGCCACTAGGATCGCTAGGGTTGGCTTTAGTGCCAGGAGTGGTGGTACCAGAGGGAGTGGTGTCGGTACCAGCAGGTGTAGTGTCAGTCGGCATAGTGCCAGAAGGTGTAACACCAGCAGGAGTAGTACTATCTGGTGTGGTACTAGATGGTGTAGTTGTGTCGGTTCCAGAGGGCTTTTTCATGTTGGTGCCGCTCGTTGGCTTTTTCTTGCTTTTTGCCGCTGGAGTTTTTGTTGTTTTTTTCTTGGTGGTTTGGGTCGTACTAACACCCACCGTCGAAACGTGAGAAGAGCTATGATGAGCTTCCGCAGATGTCATGAGACTAACTAGGCTCAATGGCGAAAAAACCACAGTAGTCAATGCGATCGTCTGAATTAGTTTAATCATGAAAACTTCTTAATTTGGAGATGATTTACCTAAAATTCGGCGATTTATTTCACTCGCTGTAGGTGCATCTTAACATTAAAATCGTGTAATGTCCTGACACATGTATAACAATATCAAATATAGGTAGCGATCGATGAAATTATTTCTGGGATGCAAATAGACGATCGAATCTACGGCAACAGTTAAGAAATCGATCGCTGATATTTGGATGAGATCCGAAATGCAAATGAGTATACGCAGCTTGCACCTGGTATCTACTCCAGCCTTCAGCCGCAAAAACTAAATTCGATTCATAGCCATGAAGATCGCATAATGGCGATGGGGGTAAATCGGTCAAAGTAGAACGATGAAATTCGTGTCCCCACACTCGATCGCCTGCATTAAAGAGCACACTATTTTGTAATGCTGTCAGTTGTCGATAGCCCAAAATCAATCTTTTACCCATCACGGCTGTGGTGGGAAAAATTCCGACCATGGCATGAGATCGAGCGTCAAAATCTACAATTCGATCGCACAAGTACATCAATCCCCCGCATTCAGCATAAGTCGGCATTCCGGCTGTAATTGCCGCTGCGACGGATTGTCTGGCAGAAGTATTTGCCGCTAAAATTTCGGCAAATACTTCTGGAAATCCACCCCCAAAATACAATCCACTCACATCTGGTGGTAATTGTCGATCGATTAACGGACTCCACTCGACGAGTTCGGCACCCAAATCTCGCAATAAGTCCAGATTGTCTGCATAGTAGAAATTAAATGCTGCATCCTTGGCAATTGCAAGCCGAACTTTAGGCTGTGCTACAAAGGAGGTAGTTCCCCCGCCCCAGCCCTCCTGGAATCCACCCCCAGCCCCTCCGTTCGCGAAGCGTCTGCCTGCGCAGAGGAGGGGAGCAAGAGAGGAGGGCGTAAGATCGATTGCGGGGGGGTTTGGGGGGGTAAACACGGGTTTAGCAACAAGCAAAGGCATCAATCGCTCCCAATCGAAACAAGTCTCGCCAACATCGGCAAGTCGATCGAGCGTGCGATCGAGATCGGTTAATTCTCCCGCTGGAATTAGCCCTAAATGGCGATCGGGGAGAATAATGTCGTCTCGCCGTCTGAGTACGCCCAAGATGGGTAGATGGAGCGGCAAGAGGGCAGCAGTGAGTAATTCGAGATGCCGATCGCTGCCGACTCGATTGAGAATTACACCCGCAATCTGAACTTCAGGGTCGAAAGTCCGATAACCATGCGCGATCGCGGCAATCGATCGCGAGGTGCTACTACAATTGAGAATCAAGACGACTGGGATATTAAGCAATTTGGCAACCTGCGCCGTGCTTCCTGCATCCGTCGTCCCCGAAGCTCCATCGAATAATCCCATCACCCC harbors:
- a CDS encoding NAD(P)/FAD-dependent oxidoreductase; this encodes MSISIIGCGIIGATIAYELSQSTDFKIDVYDRQQPAQAATGAALGVMMGIISTKVKGRAWNLRRDSIRRYQTLIPELEKSTGIKIPHNSQGIVKLLSSEDDLSKWTQLVTSRTEQEWQLELWNARKILTQLPQIDRQFTGTAAYSPQDLQVDPVALTNALVAAAKLNGVNFHFDRSIESIRADNPNSCELLTADDRKITSDRVIVTAGLGATSLLAPHASIDIQPVLGQAIQIRLSQPLGNPDFQPVIVSEDVNIVPCGGNDYWVGATVEFPVDGAMVADPACLERVKQIAIGICPDLAKGEIIRTWQGLRPRPNHRPAPVIDRVGKNQRVLVATGHYRNGILLAPATARIIGDMLLIN
- a CDS encoding cytidine deaminase, which codes for MSSLSSIDRELIEQARSIISKRFKQDYHHIGAALRTKSGRVFAAVHLEANVGRVAVCAEAIAIGMAAAVGDTELETIVAVDPQGNIVSPCGMCRELISDYAPDCQTIISEQKIVTIGELLPHKYQRID
- a CDS encoding FAD-dependent hydroxylase, translated to MPRLDSLSVRADAVQIQMLHSPQSASDLQPVAGSPQLDYDLAIVGGGIIGNTLAVALQNSGLRVVSIESQAQSISIAKSRAYVLSMLSGQIFEGLGVWEEVLPQITQFSQIQISDADYAGVVKMYPQDLGRETLGYAASHEVLLTALQTKLRSAANITVMCPAQVVAVEYTPTGAEITIQTPDTEAPTKIRTSLVIAADGAKSSLRERAGITTAGWNYWQSCITATVTPAQPHQNVAYERFWYAGPIGVLPLADGRCQVVWTVPHQQAEELRDLPANEFLDRLEYCTGGLLGKLALDSERWLFPVKLMQSKNYIADRLALIGDAAHCCHPVAGQGMNLGIRDAAALAEILVAAHQAGEDIGSKAVLQRYANWRKPENWVILAFTDFLDRMFSTSLMPIVIIRRCGLFLLDRIPGFKYLALRLMTGLAGKIPQVAKLTVN
- a CDS encoding cobyrinate a,c-diamide synthase; translation: MSIAIAGERSGVGKTTITLALLAALKRRQQTVQSFKVGPDYIDPMFHSYVTGRACRNLDPILTSPAYVRHCFDRHSQTAECAIVEGVMGLFDGASGTTDAGSTAQVAKLLNIPVVLILNCSSTSRSIAAIAHGYRTFDPEVQIAGVILNRVGSDRHLELLTAALLPLHLPILGVLRRRDDIILPDRHLGLIPAGELTDLDRTLDRLADVGETCFDWERLMPLLVAKPVFTPPNPPAIDLTPSSLAPLLCAGRRFANGGAGGGFQEGWGGGTTSFVAQPKVRLAIAKDAAFNFYYADNLDLLRDLGAELVEWSPLIDRQLPPDVSGLYFGGGFPEVFAEILAANTSARQSVAAAITAGMPTYAECGGLMYLCDRIVDFDARSHAMVGIFPTTAVMGKRLILGYRQLTALQNSVLFNAGDRVWGHEFHRSTLTDLPPSPLCDLHGYESNLVFAAEGWSRYQVQAAYTHLHFGSHPNISDRFLNCCRRFDRLFASQK